The following proteins come from a genomic window of Flavobacterium crocinum:
- a CDS encoding septal ring lytic transglycosylase RlpA family protein — MRNKKNILFATIALTLISGFTYVISQTKPTTEPKIIQDTVKNARPNIIALPVDSIFTDKGLKLKPYKKNAHASYYADRFNGKRTASGARFNNNQYTAAHKKLPFGTRVKVTNEANGKFVIVKITDRGPFVKTREIDLSKRAFMDITKQKGAGAMKVTIETIIE, encoded by the coding sequence ATGAGAAATAAAAAAAACATTTTATTCGCCACAATCGCTCTGACTCTAATTAGCGGCTTTACTTATGTCATAAGCCAAACCAAACCTACAACAGAACCTAAAATTATTCAGGACACGGTTAAAAATGCAAGACCGAACATTATTGCATTACCTGTAGACTCAATATTTACAGACAAAGGTTTAAAACTAAAACCATACAAAAAAAACGCTCATGCCTCCTACTACGCAGATCGTTTTAATGGAAAAAGAACTGCAAGCGGTGCCCGATTCAACAACAACCAATATACTGCTGCTCATAAAAAACTTCCTTTTGGAACACGAGTAAAAGTAACAAACGAAGCCAACGGAAAATTTGTTATCGTAAAAATTACAGACCGTGGTCCTTTTGTAAAAACACGCGAAATAGACTTATCCAAAAGAGCTTTTATGGACATCACTAAACAGAAAGGTGCCGGCGCAATGAAAGTCACAATTGAGACTATAATAGAATAA
- a CDS encoding DinB family protein: MSSVFEVQKTIREILLKILENHSLEQLNKIPQGFNNNIIWNIGHCVSSQQVLVYKLSGLPTMVSEEFIQKYKKGSKPEGDVSQAEVDEIKAFLSSTLEKTKNDFASGLFTDYHEYTTSMGFTLSNVQDALDFNNYHEGIHTGMAMTLRKLV; this comes from the coding sequence ATGAGTTCAGTTTTTGAAGTACAAAAAACAATAAGAGAAATTCTTTTGAAGATTTTAGAGAATCATTCGTTAGAACAGTTGAATAAAATTCCTCAGGGTTTTAACAATAATATTATTTGGAACATCGGACATTGTGTTTCTTCGCAACAAGTTTTGGTTTATAAATTATCAGGTCTTCCAACAATGGTTTCAGAAGAATTCATTCAGAAGTACAAAAAAGGAAGTAAACCGGAAGGCGATGTTTCACAGGCTGAGGTTGATGAGATAAAAGCATTTCTTTCGTCAACATTAGAAAAAACAAAAAATGATTTCGCAAGTGGTCTGTTTACAGATTATCATGAATATACTACTAGTATGGGATTTACTTTGAGTAATGTTCAGGACGCTCTGGACTTTAATAATTACCACGAAGGTATTCATACCGGTATGGCCATGACTTTGAGAAAATTGGTTTAA
- a CDS encoding arsenate reductase family protein, with translation MNKIYYLASCDTCRKIIKSLPENDLVFQDIRQDPITEEQLEEMYKLSGSYEALFSKKAQLYKSMDLKNKSLTEADFKKYILEHYTFLSRPVFIIDGKIYIGNSQKNVAEVIKALS, from the coding sequence ATGAACAAAATATACTATTTAGCATCTTGCGATACTTGCCGAAAAATTATCAAAAGTTTACCTGAAAACGATTTGGTTTTTCAGGATATCAGACAAGATCCGATTACCGAAGAACAACTGGAAGAAATGTATAAACTTTCGGGCAGTTATGAAGCGTTGTTCAGTAAAAAAGCGCAATTGTATAAGTCAATGGATTTAAAAAACAAATCGCTGACCGAAGCTGATTTTAAAAAATATATTTTAGAACATTATACTTTTTTAAGTCGTCCGGTTTTTATAATTGATGGAAAAATTTACATTGGCAACAGCCAGAAAAATGTTGCTGAAGTAATAAAGGCTTTGAGTTAG
- a CDS encoding YicC/YloC family endoribonuclease — translation MIQSMTGFGKASLQLPTKKITVEVKSLNSKGLDLNVRMPSLYREMELGLRTQISTKLERGKIDFAIYVESTAEQTSTKVNVPVVKNYIAQLREVYQNADETELMKMAVRMPDTLKTEREEIDENDWEQIQVIIDEALQNILSFRKDEGESLEKEFNLRIGNIRQYMNDALALDPERVQAIKDRLQTAISELQVNVDENRFEQELIYYLEKLDITEEKVRLTNHLDYFIETLGGNEANGRKLGFITQEMGREINTMGSKSNHAQMQKLVVMMKDELEKIKEQVLNVL, via the coding sequence ATGATACAATCTATGACAGGGTTTGGCAAAGCTTCTTTGCAATTGCCAACAAAAAAAATCACGGTTGAAGTAAAATCCTTAAACAGTAAAGGTTTAGATTTAAATGTAAGAATGCCATCGCTTTATCGTGAAATGGAATTGGGCTTACGAACGCAGATTTCAACTAAACTGGAAAGAGGAAAAATCGATTTTGCTATTTATGTAGAAAGTACTGCAGAACAAACTTCAACTAAAGTAAACGTTCCTGTTGTAAAAAATTATATTGCACAATTGAGAGAGGTTTATCAGAATGCCGATGAAACGGAACTAATGAAAATGGCAGTTCGCATGCCGGATACCCTAAAAACAGAACGCGAAGAAATTGATGAAAATGACTGGGAGCAAATTCAGGTAATTATTGATGAAGCGCTTCAAAACATCTTAAGTTTCCGCAAAGACGAAGGAGAATCTCTTGAAAAAGAATTCAATTTACGAATTGGAAATATTCGCCAATATATGAATGATGCTTTGGCTCTTGATCCAGAACGTGTTCAGGCAATTAAAGACCGTCTGCAAACTGCAATTTCAGAACTACAAGTTAATGTAGATGAAAACCGTTTTGAGCAGGAATTGATCTATTATTTAGAAAAATTAGATATTACCGAAGAAAAAGTTCGTTTAACCAATCATTTGGATTATTTCATTGAAACTTTGGGTGGAAATGAAGCTAACGGACGTAAACTTGGTTTTATCACTCAGGAAATGGGTCGTGAAATCAATACCATGGGTTCCAAATCCAATCATGCACAAATGCAGAAATTGGTTGTCATGATGAAGGATGAATTAGAGAAGATTAAGGAGCAGGTATTAAACGTATTGTAA
- the gmk gene encoding guanylate kinase, with the protein MNKGKLIVFSAPSGSGKTTIVKHLLGKEDLNLEFSISAASRDPRGEEEHGKDYYFISLEQFKKHIKAEEFLEWEEVYRDNFYGTLKAEIERIWAMGKNVIFDIDVAGGLRIKHKFPEQTLAVFVKPPSVDELKRRLKQRSTESEDKINMRIAKASVELATAPQFDTIIKNYDLDTAKKEAYQLVKEFVNK; encoded by the coding sequence ATGAACAAAGGAAAATTAATTGTTTTTTCAGCACCATCAGGATCAGGAAAAACAACTATCGTAAAACATTTATTAGGGAAAGAAGATTTAAACTTAGAATTTTCGATCTCGGCAGCATCTCGTGACCCACGCGGAGAGGAAGAACACGGAAAAGATTATTATTTTATTTCGCTGGAACAATTCAAAAAACATATTAAAGCCGAAGAATTCTTAGAATGGGAAGAAGTGTACCGTGATAATTTTTACGGAACCTTAAAAGCCGAAATCGAAAGAATCTGGGCTATGGGGAAAAATGTTATTTTTGACATTGATGTTGCCGGAGGATTACGTATTAAACATAAATTTCCTGAACAAACCTTAGCTGTTTTCGTAAAACCACCAAGTGTTGACGAATTAAAACGCCGATTAAAACAGCGTTCTACAGAAAGTGAAGATAAAATCAACATGCGCATTGCAAAAGCTTCTGTTGAATTGGCTACAGCTCCACAGTTTGATACTATCATCAAAAACTACGATTTAGATACGGCTAAAAAAGAAGCTTATCAATTAGTGAAAGAATTCGTTAATAAGTAA
- the nadD gene encoding nicotinate (nicotinamide) nucleotide adenylyltransferase, with the protein MKIGLYFGTYNPIHVGHLIIANHMAEFADLDQIWMVVTPHNPLKKKATLLDDQQRLQMVFLATEDYPKIKPSDIEFKLPQPSYTVITLEHLKEKYPNHKFSLIMGEDNLKTLHKWRNYEVILENHDIYVYPRISDEPENVELKSHPKIHVIDAPIVEISSTFIRNSIKEGKNIQPLLPPKVWEYIDHNNFYKK; encoded by the coding sequence ATGAAAATAGGCCTTTATTTCGGAACATATAATCCTATTCACGTTGGACATTTAATCATTGCCAATCACATGGCTGAGTTTGCCGATTTAGATCAGATTTGGATGGTGGTTACGCCTCATAATCCATTGAAGAAGAAAGCGACTTTATTAGACGATCAACAACGCCTTCAAATGGTTTTTCTGGCAACAGAAGATTACCCAAAGATAAAACCGTCGGATATTGAGTTTAAATTACCTCAGCCGAGCTATACTGTTATTACACTTGAACATTTAAAAGAGAAATATCCCAATCATAAATTTTCTTTAATTATGGGAGAAGACAATTTAAAAACGCTTCATAAATGGAGAAATTATGAAGTAATTCTAGAAAACCATGATATTTATGTGTATCCGAGAATTTCGGACGAACCCGAAAATGTCGAATTAAAATCGCATCCAAAAATTCATGTTATCGATGCACCGATTGTAGAGATTTCTTCTACTTTTATTCGAAACAGTATTAAAGAGGGGAAAAATATTCAGCCTTTATTACCTCCAAAAGTTTGGGAGTATATTGATCATAATAATTTTTATAAGAAATAA
- a CDS encoding nicotinate phosphoribosyltransferase, with product MNPLLLTDGYKVDHRRQYPDGTSLVYSNWTPRKSRLEEVDEVIFFGLQYFIKKYIIHDFEEYFFKQPKEEVIKKYSRRINNYLGENQVGTKHIEDLHDLGYIPMVFKALPEGASVPLRVPMFTMYNTIPEFFWLTNYFETLLSAVIWLPCNSATIAKEYRKVLDKYAAETSSVPEFVDWQAHDFSMRGMGGIEASITSAAGHLLSFTGSDTIPAIDFLEEYYKANSDQELVAGSVAATEHSVMCMGTTEGEYETFKRLITEVYPKGIVSIVSDTWDLWKVLTDYLPRLREDIVSREGKVVIRPDSGDPILIICGNPDGKTEQERKGVIELLWDVFGGTTNAKGFKELVPQIGAIYGDSITVARATQICERLKEKGFASTNVVLGIGSFTYQYNTRDTFGFAMKATYGEVNGEGRAIFKDPITDDGTKKSAKGLMKIELIDGKYHLSDNVSWEEEKQGELKEVFRDGKLLIDQSLNEIRTRVKSEISIEA from the coding sequence ATGAACCCACTATTATTAACCGATGGTTACAAAGTTGACCACAGAAGACAATACCCAGACGGAACAAGTTTAGTATATTCTAACTGGACACCAAGAAAATCAAGACTTGAAGAAGTTGATGAGGTAATCTTTTTCGGATTGCAGTATTTCATTAAAAAATACATTATTCATGATTTTGAAGAGTATTTCTTCAAACAGCCAAAAGAAGAAGTAATTAAAAAATATTCTCGTAGAATCAATAATTATTTAGGCGAAAATCAAGTTGGAACCAAACATATCGAAGATTTACACGATTTAGGATATATTCCGATGGTTTTTAAAGCATTGCCGGAAGGAGCAAGTGTTCCGTTAAGAGTGCCAATGTTTACGATGTACAATACCATTCCGGAGTTTTTCTGGCTTACGAATTATTTTGAAACTTTGCTTTCAGCTGTAATTTGGTTGCCTTGTAATTCAGCAACTATTGCAAAAGAATACCGAAAAGTATTGGATAAATATGCTGCAGAAACTTCTTCTGTTCCAGAATTTGTAGATTGGCAGGCGCACGATTTCTCCATGAGAGGAATGGGAGGAATCGAAGCTTCTATAACTTCTGCTGCTGGGCATTTATTGAGCTTTACAGGTTCTGATACGATTCCGGCGATTGATTTCTTAGAAGAATATTACAAAGCCAACTCAGATCAGGAATTAGTAGCAGGTTCCGTTGCCGCTACAGAGCATTCTGTAATGTGTATGGGAACAACAGAAGGCGAGTATGAAACTTTCAAAAGATTAATTACAGAAGTATATCCAAAAGGAATTGTTTCTATCGTTTCGGATACCTGGGATTTATGGAAAGTTTTAACGGATTATCTTCCAAGGTTGAGAGAAGATATCGTTTCAAGAGAAGGTAAAGTGGTGATTCGTCCTGATAGCGGTGATCCAATTCTAATTATCTGTGGAAATCCTGATGGGAAAACAGAACAAGAAAGAAAAGGGGTAATCGAATTGCTTTGGGATGTTTTTGGCGGTACAACAAATGCTAAAGGATTCAAGGAATTGGTGCCTCAGATTGGAGCTATTTACGGAGATAGTATTACGGTAGCAAGAGCGACTCAAATTTGCGAAAGATTAAAAGAAAAAGGATTTGCTTCTACCAATGTTGTTTTGGGAATAGGATCTTTCACATACCAGTATAACACAAGAGATACTTTCGGATTTGCGATGAAAGCAACTTACGGAGAAGTAAACGGAGAAGGAAGAGCGATTTTTAAAGATCCGATTACAGACGACGGAACTAAAAAATCAGCTAAAGGATTGATGAAAATTGAATTGATTGACGGCAAGTACCACTTAAGTGATAATGTTTCCTGGGAAGAAGAAAAACAAGGCGAATTGAAAGAAGTTTTTAGAGATGGAAAACTTTTAATAGATCAATCGTTAAATGAAATCAGAACGAGAGTAAAAAGCGAAATAAGTATCGAAGCTTAA
- a CDS encoding ADP-ribosylglycohydrolase family protein gives MKSKIESGLFGVAIGDALGVPVEFKSREKLKENPVVDMMGFMSWNQPPGTFSDDSSLAFCTAESLCKGYDIEDMALTFVKWMQEGYWGAHNKVFDIGGTTKHSLARVVKGESARNSGNFFEEDNGNGSLMRILPLVFYLQKENDIEVIYKKVKEVSSITHAHFRSGFACFIYVVYCLEILKDKDKFEAYKEMQNVLSKFLEDKKYNPVEIQLFEKLLKNDIWTYPENEIRASGYVLHSLEASFWCFLNSDSYEKTVLKAVNLGEDTDTTGAIAGGLAGIYYGIENIPEKWIDNLARSNDIEDLAYRLSQKI, from the coding sequence ATGAAAAGTAAAATAGAATCAGGTTTATTTGGTGTTGCCATTGGTGATGCTTTAGGTGTTCCAGTTGAATTTAAATCCAGAGAAAAATTAAAAGAAAATCCGGTTGTAGATATGATGGGGTTCATGTCGTGGAATCAGCCTCCTGGAACTTTTAGTGATGATAGTTCGCTGGCTTTTTGTACTGCTGAAAGTCTCTGCAAAGGTTATGATATCGAAGATATGGCTCTGACTTTTGTAAAATGGATGCAGGAAGGATATTGGGGAGCGCATAACAAAGTATTTGATATTGGCGGCACTACAAAACATTCTTTGGCAAGAGTTGTAAAAGGAGAATCGGCTAGGAATTCGGGTAATTTTTTTGAAGAAGATAATGGCAATGGCTCTTTAATGCGTATTTTGCCATTAGTTTTTTATCTTCAGAAAGAGAATGATATTGAAGTTATCTATAAAAAGGTAAAAGAAGTTTCATCAATTACACACGCTCATTTTCGTTCAGGGTTTGCCTGTTTTATTTATGTTGTATATTGTTTGGAGATTTTAAAAGATAAAGATAAATTCGAAGCTTATAAAGAAATGCAAAACGTTCTTTCGAAGTTTTTAGAAGATAAAAAATATAATCCTGTCGAAATTCAACTATTTGAAAAGCTATTGAAAAATGATATTTGGACATATCCTGAAAATGAAATTCGGGCATCTGGGTATGTACTGCATAGTTTAGAAGCCAGTTTTTGGTGTTTTTTAAATTCTGATTCGTATGAAAAAACAGTTTTAAAAGCAGTTAACTTAGGAGAAGATACCGATACAACGGGTGCAATTGCTGGAGGATTGGCAGGAATTTATTACGGAATTGAAAATATTCCAGAAAAGTGGATTGACAATTTGGCAAGATCCAATGATATTGAAGATTTAGCATACCGATTATCACAAAAAATATAA
- a CDS encoding nucleoside 2-deoxyribosyltransferase domain-containing protein, producing MKRIFRSPEEIPLQNDVKTIFLAGSIEMDKAINWQLHCEEQLQDKYIIFNPRRKEWDSSWSQTIENPNFKEQVNWELNALEKADIIIMYFVANTMSPISLLEFGLYAQSKKMKVVVEEDFWRKGNIDIVCERYGVEQFKTLDELVQNLLD from the coding sequence ATGAAAAGAATTTTTAGATCACCCGAAGAAATACCATTGCAGAATGATGTCAAAACCATTTTTTTAGCTGGTTCTATAGAAATGGATAAAGCGATTAACTGGCAATTACATTGCGAAGAACAGTTGCAAGACAAATACATTATTTTTAATCCCAGAAGAAAGGAATGGGACAGCAGTTGGTCACAAACGATAGAAAATCCTAATTTTAAAGAGCAGGTTAATTGGGAACTTAATGCATTAGAAAAAGCCGACATCATTATCATGTATTTTGTAGCCAATACCATGTCACCTATTTCTTTACTGGAATTTGGGCTTTATGCACAATCTAAAAAGATGAAAGTGGTTGTGGAAGAAGATTTTTGGCGTAAAGGGAATATTGATATTGTTTGCGAAAGATACGGAGTAGAGCAGTTTAAAACTTTAGACGAGTTAGTACAGAATTTACTTGACTAA
- a CDS encoding metallophosphoesterase family protein has protein sequence MKRTLVFGDIHGGLKALIQLLERIDYSENDRFIFLGDYVDGWSESKKLIDFLIELSQKQECIFIRGNHDAWCQEWLENDVINDVWFLHGGKSTIESYADIAFSEKEKHRHFFNQMKDYFVDENNNLFIHAGFSSMHGPEKEHYKTNYSWDRTLWEMALTMDKRIQKNSILYPKRLLLFNEIYIGHTPTLNYDVEIPMQGCNVWNIDTGAGFYGKLSCIDVETKQFWQSDAVQTFYPNEKGRNK, from the coding sequence ATGAAAAGAACCTTAGTTTTTGGTGATATTCACGGCGGATTAAAAGCCTTAATTCAGTTATTAGAAAGAATTGATTATTCAGAAAATGACCGATTTATTTTTCTGGGAGATTATGTTGACGGCTGGAGCGAATCCAAAAAATTGATTGATTTTCTTATTGAATTGTCTCAAAAACAGGAATGTATTTTTATCAGAGGAAATCATGATGCCTGGTGTCAGGAATGGTTAGAGAATGATGTTATAAACGATGTTTGGTTTTTGCACGGAGGAAAATCAACGATAGAAAGTTATGCCGATATTGCCTTTTCAGAAAAAGAAAAACATCGTCATTTTTTCAATCAAATGAAAGATTATTTTGTAGACGAAAATAACAATTTGTTTATTCATGCTGGATTTTCATCTATGCATGGGCCAGAAAAAGAACATTACAAAACCAATTATTCATGGGATAGAACTTTGTGGGAAATGGCTCTGACAATGGATAAAAGAATTCAGAAAAATTCCATTTTATACCCAAAAAGATTATTGCTTTTTAATGAAATTTATATTGGTCATACGCCAACATTAAATTATGATGTCGAAATTCCAATGCAGGGATGCAATGTTTGGAATATAGATACCGGAGCAGGTTTTTATGGAAAGTTGAGCTGTATAGATGTCGAAACGAAGCAATTTTGGCAAAGTGATGCTGTGCAGACATTTTATCCAAATGAAAAAGGAAGAAATAAGTAA
- a CDS encoding ADP-ribosylglycohydrolase family protein has protein sequence MILEAAIGDAYGAGFEFRDLDFITPNNNLTQYFKHGMYTEIYKRYTDDTQMAIAISELLLEEDNWNEIKVADKFVEVFHRDKRRGYSDRVYNALDASKNGSDFLKIIDNGSSGNGSAMRAYSIGYLKDVKQILEFCEIQAKTSHHTVEGISCAKRIALAVHYFKYNLGDGSTLITFLNETLKENENYRITSPIDMHGYPTTQAVIKMVSEAVSMKDCLKTGIGYGGDTDTVAALSMAILSQKQNCEKTLPSFLYEELENDKFGKDFLIKLDVALNNKFI, from the coding sequence ATGATTTTAGAAGCAGCAATAGGCGATGCATACGGTGCAGGTTTTGAGTTTAGAGACCTTGATTTTATCACTCCAAACAATAATCTGACTCAGTATTTTAAACACGGAATGTATACCGAGATTTATAAAAGATATACTGATGATACGCAAATGGCAATTGCGATTTCAGAATTGCTTTTGGAAGAGGATAATTGGAACGAAATTAAAGTAGCCGATAAGTTTGTTGAGGTGTTTCACAGAGATAAAAGACGCGGTTATTCAGACAGAGTTTACAATGCTTTAGATGCCAGTAAAAATGGTTCTGATTTTCTCAAGATAATCGACAACGGAAGCAGTGGGAATGGTTCTGCAATGCGAGCTTATTCCATTGGATATTTAAAAGATGTTAAGCAGATATTGGAGTTCTGTGAGATTCAGGCAAAAACCTCACATCATACTGTTGAAGGAATAAGCTGTGCCAAACGTATTGCATTAGCGGTTCATTATTTTAAATATAATCTAGGTGATGGATCAACTCTGATAACGTTTTTAAACGAAACTTTAAAAGAGAATGAAAACTATAGAATCACTTCTCCAATCGATATGCACGGATATCCAACCACACAAGCTGTAATTAAAATGGTTTCAGAAGCTGTTTCTATGAAAGATTGCCTAAAAACAGGAATTGGTTATGGTGGAGATACTGATACCGTTGCAGCATTGTCTATGGCAATTTTAAGTCAAAAGCAAAATTGTGAGAAGACATTGCCCTCGTTTCTATATGAAGAGTTAGAGAATGATAAATTCGGAAAAGATTTTCTCATAAAATTGGATGTAGCTCTGAATAACAAGTTTATTTAA
- a CDS encoding RNA 2'-phosphotransferase, whose amino-acid sequence MNEKTAKTVSKFLSLVLRHSPEKIGLKLDENGWADVEELIVKCNKKGSQNQMTAELLDYVVENNDKKRFAYNEDKTKIRASQGHSISVELDLAETEPLEYLYHGTVGKFMESIQKEGLKKMSRQHVHLSKDKETAVKVGSRRGVPQILTVRSGAMFRDGFKFYLSENNVWLTDEVPAKYIEFKS is encoded by the coding sequence ATGAATGAGAAAACAGCAAAAACAGTAAGTAAATTTCTAAGCTTAGTGCTCAGACATTCGCCAGAAAAAATCGGATTAAAACTAGACGAAAATGGCTGGGCAGATGTAGAAGAATTAATCGTAAAATGTAATAAAAAAGGAAGTCAAAATCAGATGACAGCTGAACTTTTAGATTACGTTGTAGAAAATAACGATAAAAAGCGTTTCGCTTATAACGAAGATAAAACCAAAATACGTGCAAGTCAGGGACATTCTATTTCGGTTGAATTAGATTTAGCAGAGACAGAACCTTTAGAATATCTGTATCATGGAACCGTTGGGAAGTTTATGGAAAGCATTCAGAAAGAAGGTTTGAAAAAAATGAGCCGTCAGCATGTTCATCTTTCCAAAGACAAAGAAACGGCAGTAAAAGTAGGAAGCAGAAGAGGAGTTCCACAAATTTTAACCGTTAGAAGCGGTGCCATGTTTAGAGACGGATTCAAATTTTATTTGTCTGAAAACAATGTCTGGTTGACCGATGAAGTTCCGGCAAAATATATCGAATTTAAATCTTAA
- a CDS encoding DUF4291 domain-containing protein, which translates to MKIELKKYSEQIEEWPKSGYHIMAQYDDKEIIVYQSYRKEIGEFAVKNQFFGGEFSLNRMTWIKPNFLWMMYRNGWGTKEGQEVVLAIHLKREAFQKYLQNAVYSTHDSSLGKSYEEWQTEVKTSSVRLQWDPDHDPYGSKLKRRAIQIGLRDEFTRSFAKEDVLLIEDISAFVQEQYEFVQKKQLENLLIPAEKPFVFQDEELNKKLKISGNHE; encoded by the coding sequence ATGAAAATAGAATTAAAAAAATATAGCGAGCAAATAGAAGAATGGCCGAAATCAGGTTATCACATAATGGCTCAATACGATGATAAGGAAATAATAGTTTATCAGTCGTATCGAAAGGAAATCGGCGAATTTGCCGTAAAAAATCAGTTTTTTGGAGGAGAATTTAGTTTGAACAGAATGACATGGATCAAGCCTAATTTTCTTTGGATGATGTACAGAAACGGCTGGGGAACAAAAGAAGGGCAAGAAGTTGTTTTGGCAATTCATCTAAAAAGAGAAGCATTTCAAAAATATTTGCAAAATGCGGTTTATTCCACTCACGATTCGTCACTTGGAAAAAGCTATGAGGAATGGCAGACCGAAGTAAAAACATCTTCGGTGAGATTACAGTGGGATCCGGATCACGATCCTTACGGATCAAAATTAAAAAGAAGAGCCATTCAGATTGGTTTACGAGATGAATTTACAAGATCGTTTGCCAAAGAAGATGTTCTGCTGATCGAAGATATTTCAGCTTTTGTACAGGAACAATATGAGTTTGTTCAGAAAAAACAATTGGAAAATCTATTGATTCCTGCCGAAAAACCTTTCGTTTTTCAGGATGAAGAATTGAATAAAAAACTAAAAATTTCTGGAAATCATGAATGA
- a CDS encoding O-acetyl-ADP-ribose deacetylase, translated as MILELLKGDITELNVDAIVNAANTSLLGGGGVDGAIHRKGGKAILEECVQIRNKQGGCKTGEAVITTAGNLPSKYVIHTVGPVWNGDKEEKSKLLADCYKNSLNLAIQNGIKSIAFPNISTGIYHFPKYKAAEIAVNTIKDFDKSEEIEKVIFVCFDDENYKIYQNILQDVP; from the coding sequence ATGATTTTAGAACTTCTAAAAGGAGATATAACTGAACTTAATGTTGATGCCATTGTAAATGCTGCAAATACTTCTTTACTGGGAGGAGGCGGAGTTGATGGAGCAATTCACAGAAAAGGAGGAAAAGCAATTTTAGAAGAATGTGTTCAAATTCGAAATAAACAGGGCGGTTGTAAAACAGGTGAAGCGGTTATCACAACGGCAGGAAATTTACCATCTAAATATGTTATTCATACAGTTGGCCCAGTTTGGAATGGCGATAAAGAGGAGAAATCTAAATTGTTAGCAGACTGTTACAAAAATAGTTTGAATCTGGCTATTCAAAATGGAATAAAATCTATTGCTTTTCCGAATATTAGTACTGGAATTTATCATTTTCCAAAATATAAAGCGGCAGAAATTGCAGTAAACACGATAAAAGATTTCGATAAATCAGAGGAAATAGAAAAGGTAATTTTTGTCTGCTTTGATGATGAAAATTACAAGATTTACCAAAACATTCTACAAGATGTTCCATAG
- a CDS encoding ADP-ribosylation/crystallin J1: MDTTRLYRPVGLKEMELIADLGYKSFPPRLEWQPIFYPVMNQQYAEQIAFEWNTVDEFSGFIGIVTAFEVKTSFLEKYEIQNVGDKNHNELWIPSEDLNDFNSNIIGEIEVVKVHFTDRSEVSSNVGLMDKLNEFKK; encoded by the coding sequence ATGGATACAACAAGATTATATCGACCTGTTGGATTAAAAGAAATGGAACTGATAGCAGATTTAGGTTACAAGTCCTTTCCTCCGAGATTAGAATGGCAGCCTATTTTTTATCCGGTAATGAATCAGCAATATGCAGAACAAATTGCTTTTGAATGGAATACCGTTGATGAATTTTCAGGATTTATTGGAATTGTTACTGCTTTTGAAGTTAAAACTTCTTTTCTAGAGAAGTATGAAATCCAAAATGTTGGCGATAAAAATCACAATGAACTTTGGATTCCGTCTGAAGATTTAAATGATTTCAATTCTAATATTATTGGTGAAATTGAAGTAGTAAAAGTACATTTCACAGATCGTTCAGAAGTAAGTTCAAATGTTGGACTAATGGACAAATTAAATGAATTTAAAAAATGA